DNA from Betaproteobacteria bacterium:
CCGTCGAGTTGGCGAAATGGCCCGTCGACCAGGCTCATTTCTATCAGCTGCGGCGGGTGGGCGTGATTTTCGGTCGAGAAGCGCTGTTTGATTCCGCGAAAATCGATGGTGATGGCGGCGCGGATGATGTCGCCTTCGCGCTTGAGGATCTCGGTGCCGCCACACCACGGCAGGAACTCGGGATAGGCCGCCACATTCTCCACCAGCGCGTACATCTGCGCGGCGGAGTACTCTATCAACACGGATTTTTCCACCAGCGCCATTAGATATTTCTGAGTAGTCGCGGAAGCGTTGGTAAAATACACGACCCGCAGCAAAAACTCACGCCGTTATGAGCATCGTT
Protein-coding regions in this window:
- a CDS encoding type II toxin-antitoxin system RatA family toxin, which produces MALVEKSVLIEYSAAQMYALVENVAAYPEFLPWCGGTEILKREGDIIRAAITIDFRGIKQRFSTENHAHPPQLIEMSLVDGPFRQLDGSWRFKALGDEACKIEFRLHYEFSSKLLEKIVGPLFHFIASTFVEAFVKRAQQLYGNR